A genomic stretch from Desulfotignum balticum DSM 7044 includes:
- a CDS encoding OmpA/MotB family protein, protein MFKRYARPQNPVDEENLYWISFSDLMSALLVVFILAAIALIIELTQTQKIIQRDIEELRNAENARRKILYEIKDDLASQNIIVEIADNDTILRIPESTLAFDSGSDEIPDDEDIQRSVTAIGMALHQAINKPFSDTNDKMRFKYLDTVFIEGHTDSVPLNRMKGNWGLSTYRAISLWEYWGQHLELSPNFNDMMNAFGQKLFSVSGYADSRRVQTVEDTPEQRRRNRRIDLRFTVKRPSIVELENIADQ, encoded by the coding sequence ATGTTTAAACGTTATGCCCGGCCCCAAAATCCAGTTGATGAGGAAAATCTTTACTGGATATCTTTTTCCGATTTGATGTCAGCCCTTCTTGTTGTTTTTATTTTGGCTGCAATCGCGTTGATCATTGAATTAACCCAAACTCAAAAAATAATTCAACGGGATATTGAGGAACTGCGAAATGCGGAAAACGCCAGAAGGAAAATTTTATATGAAATTAAAGATGATCTTGCATCTCAAAACATCATAGTAGAAATTGCTGATAATGATACCATATTAAGAATTCCTGAAAGCACACTTGCTTTTGATTCCGGTTCCGATGAAATCCCTGATGACGAGGATATCCAAAGATCTGTCACCGCGATAGGGATGGCGTTACACCAGGCCATTAACAAACCTTTCAGCGATACAAACGACAAAATGCGTTTCAAATATCTCGATACAGTTTTTATTGAAGGCCATACAGACAGTGTTCCATTGAACAGGATGAAAGGTAACTGGGGTTTATCCACTTATCGGGCCATTTCTCTGTGGGAATACTGGGGGCAACATCTGGAGCTATCACCCAATTTCAATGACATGATGAATGCATTTGGGCAAAAATTATTCTCAGTAAGCGGGTATGCAGATTCCAGAAGGGTACAGACGGTGGAAGACACCCCTGAACAACGCCGGCGCAATCGTAGAATAGATCTGCGTTTTACTGTCAAAAGGCCATCTATTGTTGAATTGGAGAATATTGCCGATCAATGA